The Chelonia mydas isolate rCheMyd1 chromosome 3, rCheMyd1.pri.v2, whole genome shotgun sequence genome includes a region encoding these proteins:
- the SOD2 gene encoding superoxide dismutase [Mn], mitochondrial isoform X1: MSRTKLIAALGCLASRQKHTLPDLPYDYGALEPHINAEIMQLHHSKHHATYVNNLNVAEEKYKEALAKGDVTAQVSLQPALKFNGGGHINHTIFWTNLSPNAGGEPQGELMEAIKRDFGSFGKFKEKLTAVSVGVQGSGWGWLGFNQDQGRLQVTACYNQDPLQGTTGLIPLLGIDVWEHAYYLQYKNVRPDYLKAIWNVINWENVSARYTACKK; the protein is encoded by the exons AT gagtcGCACGAAGCTGATTGCAGCTTTGGGATGTTTGGCCTCCAGGCAAAAACACACTCTTCCTGACTTGCCTTATGACTATGGTGCCCTGGAACCCCACATCAATGCAGAAATCATGCAGCTGCACCACAGCAAACATCATGCTACTTATGTGAATAATCTGAATGTTGCAGAGGAGAAATATAAAGAGGCATTGGCAAAAG GTGATGTTACAGCTCAGGTGTCTCTTCAGCCTGCACTAAAGTTCAATGGTGGTGGTCACATCAACCACACCATCTTCTGGACAAACCTTTCTCCTAATGCGGGAGGAGAGCCTCAAG GGGAACTGATGGAAGCCATCAAGCGTGACTTTGGCTCCTTTGGAAAGTTCAAGGAGAAGCTGACGGCAGTATCGGTTGGTGTTcaaggctcaggctgggggtggctTGGTTTTAACCAGGACCAAGGCCGCCTGCAGGTCACTGCTTGTTACAATCAAGACCCTCTGCAAGGAACAACag GTCTTATTCCTCTGCTAGGAATTGATGTGTGGGAGCATGCTTATTATCTTCAGTATAAAAATGTTAGACCTGACTATCTAAAAGCTATCTGGAATGTGATCAACTGGGAGAATGTATCAGCAAGATACACAGCTTGCAAAAAATAA
- the SOD2 gene encoding superoxide dismutase [Mn], mitochondrial isoform X2, giving the protein MQLHHSKHHATYVNNLNVAEEKYKEALAKGDVTAQVSLQPALKFNGGGHINHTIFWTNLSPNAGGEPQGELMEAIKRDFGSFGKFKEKLTAVSVGVQGSGWGWLGFNQDQGRLQVTACYNQDPLQGTTGLIPLLGIDVWEHAYYLQYKNVRPDYLKAIWNVINWENVSARYTACKK; this is encoded by the exons ATGCAGCTGCACCACAGCAAACATCATGCTACTTATGTGAATAATCTGAATGTTGCAGAGGAGAAATATAAAGAGGCATTGGCAAAAG GTGATGTTACAGCTCAGGTGTCTCTTCAGCCTGCACTAAAGTTCAATGGTGGTGGTCACATCAACCACACCATCTTCTGGACAAACCTTTCTCCTAATGCGGGAGGAGAGCCTCAAG GGGAACTGATGGAAGCCATCAAGCGTGACTTTGGCTCCTTTGGAAAGTTCAAGGAGAAGCTGACGGCAGTATCGGTTGGTGTTcaaggctcaggctgggggtggctTGGTTTTAACCAGGACCAAGGCCGCCTGCAGGTCACTGCTTGTTACAATCAAGACCCTCTGCAAGGAACAACag GTCTTATTCCTCTGCTAGGAATTGATGTGTGGGAGCATGCTTATTATCTTCAGTATAAAAATGTTAGACCTGACTATCTAAAAGCTATCTGGAATGTGATCAACTGGGAGAATGTATCAGCAAGATACACAGCTTGCAAAAAATAA
- the SOD2 gene encoding superoxide dismutase [Mn], mitochondrial isoform X3, translated as MLGRLASRGRSRTKLIAALGCLASRQKHTLPDLPYDYGALEPHINAEIMQLHHSKHHATYVNNLNVAEEKYKEALAKGDVTAQVSLQPALKFNGGGHINHTIFWTNLSPNAGGEPQGELMEAIKRDFGSFGKFKEKLTAVSVGVQGSGWGWLGFNQDQGRLQVTACYNQDPLQGTTGLIPLLGIDVWEHAYYLQYKNVRPDYLKAIWNVINWENVSARYTACKK; from the exons ATGCTGGGCCGCCTGGCTTCCCGGGGCAG gagtcGCACGAAGCTGATTGCAGCTTTGGGATGTTTGGCCTCCAGGCAAAAACACACTCTTCCTGACTTGCCTTATGACTATGGTGCCCTGGAACCCCACATCAATGCAGAAATCATGCAGCTGCACCACAGCAAACATCATGCTACTTATGTGAATAATCTGAATGTTGCAGAGGAGAAATATAAAGAGGCATTGGCAAAAG GTGATGTTACAGCTCAGGTGTCTCTTCAGCCTGCACTAAAGTTCAATGGTGGTGGTCACATCAACCACACCATCTTCTGGACAAACCTTTCTCCTAATGCGGGAGGAGAGCCTCAAG GGGAACTGATGGAAGCCATCAAGCGTGACTTTGGCTCCTTTGGAAAGTTCAAGGAGAAGCTGACGGCAGTATCGGTTGGTGTTcaaggctcaggctgggggtggctTGGTTTTAACCAGGACCAAGGCCGCCTGCAGGTCACTGCTTGTTACAATCAAGACCCTCTGCAAGGAACAACag GTCTTATTCCTCTGCTAGGAATTGATGTGTGGGAGCATGCTTATTATCTTCAGTATAAAAATGTTAGACCTGACTATCTAAAAGCTATCTGGAATGTGATCAACTGGGAGAATGTATCAGCAAGATACACAGCTTGCAAAAAATAA